The genomic segment CGCTCCACGCGGACAGAGCGAGCCGCGGCTGACGGGGTGATCCGGATCGCCTTCGACATGATAGATATCGTCGATGACGTTGGCGGCGCCATCGCCGCGGGAGTAGAGCAACATGCCGCAGCCCACTGAGCAGTAGGTGCAGATATTGCGGGCTATTTTTGCGCCGGTCAGTTTGAAGTGACGAATCGACGCGACGGCTTCATCAGGCGCAAACCCCATCATGGCCATGCTCGATGCGCCTACACCTGCCGCACCGAACTTCAGGAACTGTCGCCGGGATACTCGCACGGTCATCGGTATCTCCTGTCTGCATTGTTATGTTCTGCTCATCGAAGAAGTCGACTGCAACCGCTCTACGATGGTTCCTGCAGGTCGACGATGGGCGTGGCGCATGTTCGCTGCGCCAGTTCTAGGCTAGCTGCAGTTTGGATAATGGGAAGGTCACCTGTCGTCTCAGGTGTCGGCGTTGAGTGCTTTGAGCAGGCGCGCCGAAATCGTCTGGCGCGTCGACGAATATTCGGTCCAGGGATCCTCTCGCATCTGCTCCAGGCGCTCATACAGGTTGTGAATGGTCCATTGGTTTGCCCCGGTGATCTGCTCCAGCTCTTCGCGCCTGATAGGCACGGAAACCGGCAGCCCCGGTCGCGCGCGAACCGAGTACGCCGCCACGGTGCTGGCGCCGCGCTGATTGCGCAGGTAATCGACGAAGATTTTGCCGACGCGATTCTTCGGCCCCATCTTCGCCGCGATCTTTTCGGGCGCCTGCAAGGCGAGGCGCGCCGTCACGCCGCGTGCAAATTCGTTGATGCAGTCCCAGCCCTGACGACGGTCGATCGGCACCACCACGTGCATACCACGCCCACCGCTGGTCTTGAGAAACGCCTTGAGGCCCAGCCCGGCGAGCAGCTCCAGGGTCATCAATGTCGCTTCGATCATGTTCGACCAAGGCAGTGCGGGGTCCGGATCGAGATCGAAAACGATCCGGTCCGGGCGATCAATACGATCGCTACGGGCGTTCCAGGTGTGGAATTCGACGGTGCCCATCTGCACCGCCTCGACCACAGCGGTGATGTTGTCCGCCTGGATCAGACGCGCATGTTCAGGGTCCAGTGATTTGTCCAGGACGCGCATGTGCGGCATCTTCAGACGTCCGCAATGGCGTTGAAAAAAACTTTCACCGTCCACCCCATCCGGTGCGCGGACGATGGACAGCGGCCGGTTGCTCAGATGCGGCGTCAGCCAGTCGCCCACCGACAGGTAGTACTCAGCCAACTGCAGCTTGGTGCCGCCGCTTCGCGCATCGATGACCCGCTGCGGATTGCTGATACCAATGCCGCCCACGTCGGGGCGGCCGCCCTTGCCGGACTTTGCAGACATGGTCACCTCGCAGAGTCAGCTGGCCTTCTTGCTGTTGGACTTGCTGGCCGTGCTCTTACGTGCAGCCGGGGCCTTGGCGCCGGAGGATTTGCTTGCGGTCGACTTGCTCGTGGTCTTGGCCTTGCTGGGGGTGCTTTTACTCGTTGTGCGTTTAGCCGGTGCGGCCGGTTCTTCGTCGGCTTCCTCCTCGTCATCGACCTCAGCCGCAGGCGCGGCTTTCTTGGCGGTCTTGCCCGCCAGGCTGCGCTTGAGCAGTTCGGTGAGGTCGATGACATCGGCGCTGCGGCGATCGACCGCCTCTTCCGGCCCGCCGACGGCCTCGAGCTTGCCTTCGCGAGCCTTGGTCTCGACCAGATCCATGATCTGGTCCTGGAAGGTATCTTTGTATTGTTCGGGATTCCATTCTTCGGTCATGTCTTCGACCAGTCGCTTGGCCATGTCCAGCTCGCGCGGGTTGAGGTCGGCATTGAGCGCCTCGTCCTTCATCTCGAGGTACTCGACGCCGCGCACCTCATCGGCCCAGCGCAGCGTATTCATCACCAAAGCCTTGCCCAAAGGCATCACTACCGCCAGGTGCTGCTTGTTGCGCAGCACCACGTTAGCAATGCCGACCTTGCCGGTCTGGAGCAGCGTCTCGCGCAGCAGCGCGTAGACTTTCTCGCCGCGGCGGTCGGGCGTCAGGTAATAAGGCGTGTCGATATAAAGAAACGAAATGTCCTTGGCGTCGACGAAGGCGACGATATCCACGGTCTGCGTCGCTTTTGGATGCGCTGACTTGATCTCGTCGTCGCTGATCACGACATAGTGACCCTTCTCGTATTCCACGCCCTTGACGATGTTTTCGCTGTCGATGTCTTCGCCGGTGGTCTTGTTGATGCGCTTGTAGCCGACCCGGTCCATGCTGCGTTTGTCCAGCCAATCGAAATCGATCCCTT from the Stutzerimonas stutzeri genome contains:
- the ligD gene encoding non-homologous end-joining DNA ligase → MSAKSGKGGRPDVGGIGISNPQRVIDARSGGTKLQLAEYYLSVGDWLTPHLSNRPLSIVRAPDGVDGESFFQRHCGRLKMPHMRVLDKSLDPEHARLIQADNITAVVEAVQMGTVEFHTWNARSDRIDRPDRIVFDLDPDPALPWSNMIEATLMTLELLAGLGLKAFLKTSGGRGMHVVVPIDRRQGWDCINEFARGVTARLALQAPEKIAAKMGPKNRVGKIFVDYLRNQRGASTVAAYSVRARPGLPVSVPIRREELEQITGANQWTIHNLYERLEQMREDPWTEYSSTRQTISARLLKALNADT
- a CDS encoding Ku protein, coding for MPRTIWKGAVSFGLVHIPVALVPATTRQGIDFDWLDKRSMDRVGYKRINKTTGEDIDSENIVKGVEYEKGHYVVISDDEIKSAHPKATQTVDIVAFVDAKDISFLYIDTPYYLTPDRRGEKVYALLRETLLQTGKVGIANVVLRNKQHLAVVMPLGKALVMNTLRWADEVRGVEYLEMKDEALNADLNPRELDMAKRLVEDMTEEWNPEQYKDTFQDQIMDLVETKAREGKLEAVGGPEEAVDRRSADVIDLTELLKRSLAGKTAKKAAPAAEVDDEEEADEEPAAPAKRTTSKSTPSKAKTTSKSTASKSSGAKAPAARKSTASKSNSKKAS